A single window of Synechococcus sp. C9 DNA harbors:
- the purH gene encoding bifunctional phosphoribosylaminoimidazolecarboxamide formyltransferase/IMP cyclohydrolase → MTRKALLSVSDKTGLVPLAEALVQEFGYELLSSGGTAQVLQKAGLPVTQVSDYTGSPEILGGRVKTLHPKIHGGILARRDVPQDLAELENLGIDLIDLVVVNLYPFAETVQNPATTHAQAVEQIDIGGPALLRAAAKNHAFVTVLCEPSQYPEYLNHLRTHQGQTQREFRQACAAQAFCHTSQYDQRIAAYLTPTPTRWPHHWACQGTLVQPLRYGENPHQQAAWYRTGDTPTGWCTAELLQGKELSFNNLVDLEAARRLIREFPTTQPTAAIIKHTNPCGVACADDLLTAYQKALQADPVSAFGGIVAVNQPLDEATATAMTELFLECIVAPGCSPAAAAILQRKSKVRVLVMPELGIPPEAEIRMISGGFLVQTPDLGTVEPQQWQVVTAKQPTPSELADLWLAWRVVKAVKSNAIVVAKDGVTLGIGGGQTQRVGAVRLALAQAGERAQGAVLASDGFFPFGDSVMAAGAAGITAVVQPGGSLRDEESIQAAHEGGVAMLFTGRRHFYH, encoded by the coding sequence ATGACCCGGAAAGCCCTATTGAGTGTGAGTGATAAAACGGGTTTGGTGCCCTTAGCTGAAGCTTTGGTACAAGAATTTGGCTATGAATTACTGAGCAGTGGGGGTACGGCGCAGGTTTTGCAAAAGGCGGGCTTGCCGGTAACGCAAGTATCCGACTACACAGGTTCGCCGGAGATTTTGGGCGGACGGGTGAAAACCCTACATCCGAAAATTCACGGGGGGATTCTCGCCCGGCGGGATGTGCCCCAGGATTTAGCAGAATTGGAGAATTTAGGGATTGATTTGATTGATTTAGTGGTGGTGAATCTCTATCCCTTTGCGGAGACGGTTCAGAATCCGGCGACCACCCACGCCCAAGCGGTGGAACAGATTGACATTGGCGGACCAGCGTTACTCCGGGCGGCGGCGAAAAACCATGCTTTTGTGACGGTTTTGTGTGAACCCAGCCAGTACCCGGAGTACCTCAACCACCTGCGGACGCACCAGGGGCAGACCCAGCGGGAATTTCGCCAAGCCTGCGCCGCCCAAGCCTTTTGCCACACCAGTCAGTACGACCAGCGGATTGCCGCCTACCTGACCCCCACCCCGACCCGCTGGCCCCACCATTGGGCCTGTCAGGGCACCCTGGTTCAACCCCTGCGTTACGGGGAAAATCCCCACCAACAGGCGGCTTGGTACCGGACTGGGGATACACCCACCGGCTGGTGTACCGCCGAATTGCTCCAAGGGAAAGAATTGAGTTTTAACAATTTGGTGGATTTGGAGGCCGCCCGGCGTTTGATCAGGGAATTTCCCACCACCCAACCCACGGCGGCGATTATCAAACATACCAACCCCTGCGGTGTGGCCTGTGCCGATGATTTACTGACAGCGTACCAAAAGGCACTCCAGGCGGACCCGGTATCAGCCTTTGGGGGCATCGTGGCAGTGAATCAGCCCTTGGACGAGGCAACGGCGACGGCAATGACGGAATTATTTTTGGAATGTATCGTGGCCCCCGGATGTAGCCCAGCGGCGGCGGCGATTTTGCAACGGAAATCCAAGGTGCGGGTGTTGGTCATGCCGGAGTTGGGAATACCGCCGGAGGCAGAGATACGAATGATCAGCGGGGGATTTTTAGTACAAACTCCCGACCTAGGGACAGTAGAACCCCAGCAATGGCAGGTGGTGACGGCAAAACAACCCACGCCCTCGGAATTAGCGGACTTATGGTTGGCGTGGCGGGTGGTAAAGGCGGTGAAATCCAATGCCATCGTGGTCGCCAAAGATGGAGTGACCCTGGGGATTGGCGGTGGGCAGACCCAGCGGGTGGGGGCGGTGCGGTTAGCCTTGGCGCAGGCGGGGGAACGGGCGCAGGGGGCGGTGTTGGCCAGCGATGGTTTTTTTCCTTTTGGGGATTCGGTGATGGCGGCAGGGGCGGCGGGAATTACGGCGGTGGTGCAACCGGGGGGCAGTCTCCGGGATGAGGAGTCGATCCAAGCCGCCCATGAAGGGGGTGTGGCGATGCTGTTCACGGGTAGGCGGCATTTTTACCACTAG
- a CDS encoding nucleotidyl transferase AbiEii/AbiGii toxin family protein produces the protein MLSFTEFLMAEPLPLAQIQQTILECLQGRRDVALFGAYAVNAYITEARMTQDVDILALEANRFATELQNYLHEKLHIAVRIREIKSGQAWRIYQVHKPENRHLADIRSVNQLPETELIGDIQVLTPRELAMSKLVAYHSRKNQPKAGTDWRDLTLLLLRFPELKLEISECLKQQNYSQDIQQTWAEISNIELTQVDDGY, from the coding sequence ATGCTAAGTTTCACCGAATTTTTGATGGCTGAGCCTTTGCCCTTAGCCCAGATTCAACAAACGATTCTGGAATGTTTGCAGGGGCGCAGGGATGTGGCTCTCTTCGGTGCCTATGCGGTCAATGCCTATATTACGGAAGCCCGCATGACCCAAGATGTGGACATTCTCGCCTTAGAAGCAAATAGATTCGCAACCGAACTACAAAATTATCTCCATGAAAAATTACATATTGCCGTGCGGATACGAGAAATCAAATCCGGTCAAGCTTGGCGAATTTATCAAGTACATAAGCCAGAGAATCGCCATTTAGCCGATATTCGTTCTGTAAACCAATTACCCGAAACCGAATTGATTGGCGATATTCAAGTGTTAACACCCCGGGAATTAGCGATGAGTAAATTGGTGGCTTACCATAGCCGCAAGAATCAACCCAAAGCTGGTACAGATTGGCGGGATTTAACCTTATTACTACTACGTTTTCCTGAGTTAAAATTAGAAATTTCAGAATGCTTAAAACAGCAGAATTATAGCCAAGATATTCAACAAACCTGGGCAGAAATTTCCAATATAGAATTAACCCAAGTGGATGATGGATACTAA
- a CDS encoding AAA family ATPase — protein sequence MSFTSFFAPVRGQSLAVMLLERALGCQRVAPAYLFQGPAGVGKALTARCLAHYLLGKNRDHPDLLWVAPVQKTQDSGRVTQAQIRLEQVREITQFVGRTPWQSDRSLVVIESAQCLNEPAQDALLKTLEEPGHSRIILLADRPEELLTTIRSRCQVIPFRNLDRDDMGAVLNEQGYGEITHHPELLTLACGSPGAAIAHWQQWQALPPELPPLFDPLPTSLAQALELARRLTQALEPTAQLWLTDYLQWFYWERYQRQELIQILEQTRQALLNYVQPQLVWEVTWMRIYQLQCSLP from the coding sequence ATGAGTTTCACCAGTTTTTTTGCGCCGGTGCGGGGACAGAGCTTGGCGGTGATGCTTTTGGAACGGGCTTTGGGGTGCCAACGGGTGGCTCCTGCCTATCTCTTTCAGGGACCGGCGGGGGTGGGAAAAGCCCTGACTGCCCGGTGTTTGGCGCACTATTTACTAGGCAAGAACCGGGATCATCCCGATCTCCTCTGGGTGGCACCCGTGCAGAAAACCCAGGACTCAGGACGGGTCACCCAAGCCCAAATTCGCCTGGAGCAGGTGCGGGAAATTACCCAATTTGTCGGGCGTACACCCTGGCAAAGCGACCGTTCCCTGGTGGTGATTGAGTCGGCTCAATGTCTGAATGAACCAGCGCAGGATGCCCTCTTGAAAACCTTGGAAGAACCCGGTCATAGCCGCATCATTCTGCTTGCCGACCGCCCGGAGGAGTTGCTGACCACCATTCGTTCCCGGTGCCAGGTGATCCCGTTTCGCAATTTGGACAGGGACGATATGGGCGCCGTTCTCAACGAACAGGGCTACGGCGAAATTACGCACCATCCCGAACTATTGACCCTCGCCTGCGGTTCCCCCGGTGCCGCCATCGCCCATTGGCAACAGTGGCAGGCGTTACCCCCGGAATTGCCCCCGCTGTTTGACCCCTTGCCCACGTCCCTAGCCCAAGCTTTGGAACTTGCCCGTCGTTTGACCCAAGCCCTGGAACCAACAGCGCAACTGTGGCTGACGGATTACCTACAGTGGTTCTATTGGGAACGCTACCAGCGGCAGGAACTGATCCAGATTTTGGAGCAAACCCGTCAAGCCTTATTGAATTATGTGCAACCCCAGTTGGTTTGGGAAGTGACTTGGATGCGGATTTACCAACTTCAGTGTTCTCTTCCCTGA
- a CDS encoding allophycocyanin subunit beta yields MQDTITALINPADEQGQYLNSAALDQLNKYFQRGAMRVKAAGIISATASDIISKTVAKSLLYGDITLPGGNMYPTRRYAACLRDLSYFLRYATYAMLAADASILDERVLNGLKETYTALGVPIDRVVEALNAMKEVLNASVGAEAGQELAVYLDHIIAGLT; encoded by the coding sequence ATGCAAGATACGATTACTGCCCTGATTAACCCCGCCGATGAGCAGGGGCAATATCTCAATAGTGCCGCCTTGGATCAACTCAATAAATACTTCCAACGGGGTGCCATGCGGGTCAAAGCCGCCGGTATTATTAGTGCGACCGCCAGTGACATTATTAGCAAGACGGTGGCAAAAAGTTTGCTCTACGGCGACATTACCCTGCCGGGGGGAAATATGTACCCGACCCGTCGCTATGCAGCTTGTTTGCGGGATTTGAGCTACTTTTTGCGCTATGCTACCTATGCCATGTTGGCGGCGGATGCGTCCATTCTGGATGAGCGGGTATTGAATGGTTTGAAAGAAACCTACACGGCGCTGGGGGTGCCGATTGACCGGGTGGTGGAAGCCCTGAATGCGATGAAAGAAGTGCTCAATGCCAGCGTGGGGGCGGAAGCGGGTCAGGAACTCGCAGTTTATCTGGATCACATCATCGCTGGTTTGACCTAA
- the apcD gene encoding allophycocyanin subunit alpha-B produces MSLVAQVIAQSDAAERFLSSTELNKLEEFFSKGALRIRVAEKLAANEKKIVEEGSKRFWAKCPNTPSNRGNAQKTALCQRDQGWYIRLVSYCVLAGNDKPLEDIGLNGMREMYVSLGVPLANLRMAMASLKEVAAGLMSAEEMALAAPYFDRLIRAF; encoded by the coding sequence ATGAGTCTTGTTGCGCAGGTGATCGCCCAGTCGGACGCTGCTGAACGGTTCCTCAGCAGTACCGAATTGAACAAATTGGAAGAGTTTTTTAGCAAGGGGGCATTGCGGATTCGGGTGGCAGAAAAACTCGCCGCCAACGAAAAGAAGATTGTGGAAGAAGGGAGCAAGCGTTTTTGGGCAAAATGTCCCAATACTCCCAGCAATCGGGGCAATGCTCAAAAAACCGCCCTCTGCCAACGGGATCAGGGGTGGTACATCCGTTTGGTGAGCTATTGTGTCTTGGCTGGGAATGATAAACCTTTGGAAGATATTGGCTTGAATGGGATGCGGGAAATGTATGTATCTTTGGGGGTGCCTTTAGCCAATTTGCGGATGGCGATGGCAAGTCTCAAGGAAGTAGCCGCTGGTCTGATGTCTGCGGAAGAAATGGCGTTAGCCGCTCCCTATTTTGACCGTTTGATCCGTGCATTTTAA
- a CDS encoding metallopeptidase TldD-related protein, with product MADFIAAIAESWQTCVTALADLSLAWRAELVAESSDFVRFNGGAIRQSGTVQDAQMQLTLMTQGRSGYRRFPLMGVPAIDEAQLREAVAALCQEVPELPPDPFLVLPEGSQHSRVEQEGAIPPVTEVIPAIVGAVRGLDFTGLYAGGPQVRAYADSAGQAHWFQTVSFNLDYSLFNAQQRAVKGYYADRTWDLAAFCAQIQGLSTQLQFLAQPAKTLPPGRYRTYFAPAAVAELVGMLSWGGVSEAAMRQGTSALLPLRRGERRLADSFHLRENFQAIPAPRFNDQGDLAPAQLDLISQGELQQTLISQRTAKEYGLTPNGAVQGEYLRAPEIAPGTLAEDEILTTLDQGLYIANLHYLNWSDQATGRITGMTRYACFWVEQGRWVAPIENLRFDESLYHFWGEGLLGLTATQTLIPATDTYEHRSLGGVLVPGMLVQDFSYTL from the coding sequence ATGGCTGATTTCATCGCCGCTATTGCGGAAAGTTGGCAGACCTGCGTGACCGCCTTGGCAGACCTATCCCTAGCCTGGCGGGCGGAGTTGGTGGCGGAGTCCAGCGATTTTGTGCGGTTTAATGGGGGGGCAATCCGTCAAAGTGGGACGGTGCAGGATGCCCAGATGCAATTAACCCTGATGACCCAGGGACGCAGTGGCTATCGGCGGTTCCCGTTGATGGGGGTGCCTGCTATAGATGAGGCGCAATTGCGGGAAGCGGTGGCGGCACTGTGCCAGGAGGTGCCCGAATTGCCCCCGGACCCGTTTTTGGTACTGCCGGAGGGGTCGCAACACAGCCGGGTTGAGCAAGAGGGAGCGATTCCCCCGGTGACGGAGGTGATCCCCGCCATTGTCGGTGCGGTGCGGGGTCTGGATTTCACGGGATTGTATGCGGGGGGACCCCAGGTGCGAGCCTATGCGGATAGTGCGGGGCAAGCCCACTGGTTTCAAACCGTATCCTTTAATTTGGACTACTCTCTATTTAATGCCCAGCAACGGGCGGTGAAGGGTTATTACGCCGACCGGACGTGGGATTTAGCCGCTTTTTGTGCCCAAATTCAGGGGTTAAGCACCCAGTTGCAGTTCCTGGCTCAACCGGCGAAAACCCTGCCCCCCGGTCGTTACCGGACTTATTTTGCCCCAGCGGCGGTGGCGGAATTGGTGGGGATGTTGTCCTGGGGGGGGGTGAGTGAGGCGGCGATGCGCCAGGGTACCAGTGCCCTTTTACCGCTCCGGCGGGGGGAACGGCGGTTGGCGGACAGCTTTCACTTGCGGGAAAATTTCCAGGCGATTCCTGCGCCCCGGTTCAATGACCAGGGGGATTTGGCACCGGCGCAGTTGGACCTCATTTCCCAGGGGGAGTTACAGCAAACCTTAATTAGTCAGCGCACGGCGAAGGAATACGGTTTAACCCCGAATGGAGCCGTACAGGGGGAGTACCTGCGGGCACCGGAAATTGCACCGGGAACCTTGGCTGAGGATGAAATTTTAACCACCCTTGACCAAGGTTTGTATATTGCCAACTTGCACTATTTGAACTGGAGTGACCAGGCAACGGGGCGGATTACGGGCATGACCCGCTATGCCTGTTTTTGGGTGGAGCAGGGGCGGTGGGTGGCTCCCATTGAAAATCTCCGGTTTGATGAAAGTCTTTATCATTTTTGGGGTGAAGGTTTGCTGGGGTTAACCGCAACCCAAACCCTCATTCCCGCTACGGATACCTATGAGCATCGGAGCTTGGGGGGGGTGTTGGTGCCGGGGATGTTGGTGCAGGATTTTAGCTATACGTTGTAA
- a CDS encoding ARC6/PARC6 family protein has product MAVSYRQLLLERDGQPLNESQVRLLLRQVLSQLRGYHDRHQAHGGVSLSTIQQVPHGCQLVPPTRTPATTTPQQDIVALARAAVTLLTGYPPSPDWVWQEHCEIDPTLAQVLTQMLAGGFDQAGQVLAVLVPEDFEATEFDTVPYQTPVVSAPTPPPPTQPMAAQTTPMPHPINPQGATKVPVMVLLLLGLGLGGMLTVTGGLVWFMFRRHSPAVVAPAPEQTSVPSPQVGGSGGQKSAAAPTTSGFSPEDGVALVEAWLEAKKTIFAPPYDLDLAANFLTGPAWTDVSKPDGSVDWLRKNNTYYRYGGHQVTLQRLRKSTANQVVLDLTIQEQLNIYKNGRLRQSKTDRDTYRFDLRRVGDTWKIYDRRSVK; this is encoded by the coding sequence ATGGCTGTATCCTACCGGCAACTTTTATTGGAACGGGATGGGCAACCGCTCAATGAGTCCCAGGTGCGGCTGTTGTTGCGGCAGGTGCTGAGCCAATTGCGGGGATACCACGACCGGCATCAGGCGCATGGGGGGGTGAGTTTGAGTACGATCCAGCAGGTGCCCCACGGGTGTCAGTTGGTGCCCCCAACCCGCACGCCAGCGACCACTACGCCCCAGCAGGATATTGTGGCCTTGGCACGGGCGGCGGTGACCTTGTTGACCGGCTATCCCCCTAGCCCGGATTGGGTCTGGCAGGAACATTGTGAGATTGACCCTACCCTGGCGCAGGTGTTGACCCAGATGTTGGCCGGGGGGTTTGACCAAGCGGGGCAGGTGTTGGCGGTGTTGGTGCCGGAGGATTTTGAAGCCACGGAATTTGACACGGTACCCTACCAAACGCCGGTGGTTTCTGCTCCCACGCCCCCGCCCCCCACCCAGCCGATGGCGGCTCAGACGACACCGATGCCGCATCCCATTAACCCCCAGGGGGCGACCAAGGTGCCGGTGATGGTGCTGTTGCTGTTGGGTTTGGGATTGGGGGGAATGCTCACGGTGACGGGTGGGTTGGTTTGGTTTATGTTCCGGCGGCATTCTCCAGCGGTGGTAGCCCCCGCCCCTGAGCAAACTTCCGTGCCATCCCCGCAGGTAGGGGGAAGTGGGGGGCAAAAAAGTGCCGCCGCACCGACGACCAGCGGTTTCTCCCCTGAGGATGGGGTCGCCCTGGTGGAAGCCTGGTTAGAGGCGAAAAAAACCATCTTTGCCCCGCCCTATGATTTGGATTTGGCGGCCAATTTCCTGACGGGCCCCGCCTGGACTGATGTTTCCAAACCGGATGGTTCTGTAGATTGGTTGCGTAAAAATAATACCTATTACCGCTATGGGGGGCATCAAGTGACCCTGCAACGACTGCGGAAATCTACTGCCAACCAAGTGGTTTTAGACCTTACCATTCAGGAGCAGTTAAATATTTACAAAAATGGGCGTTTGCGCCAAAGTAAAACCGACCGGGATACCTATCGTTTTGACCTGCGCCGGGTGGGGGATACCTGGAAAATCTATGACCGCCGTAGTGTGAAATAA
- a CDS encoding potassium channel protein translates to MSRRSLPKFIKQAKRLRERWRVSPGLRNLLTALALFSGVLVLGVFGYWVLAGWPFLDALYMVIITIFGVGFGEVRPINTLALRLFTMLIIILGSAAVVGTIGAVVQFVTEGEIKQVLESQRMHQKITQLQDHVIICGYGRMGQILAQRVYEAGLDFIVLDINEERIREATEHGYLTHLGNAEDEETLVWAGVERARALATVLPDDALNVFITLTARGLNAGLTILARGEFPATERKLRLAGADHVVLPATIGAMRLAYLITHPATIDLLDRNDGSSTINEMLNQINLRMDELLVPEHSPLIGCTVGDVEVRGERTFIVVALRRADGLLVDNPERHLTVQAGDTLIVVGHRSDMPSLAQKFRLRRQMQYRGARQS, encoded by the coding sequence GTGTCCCGTCGTTCCCTCCCCAAATTCATCAAACAAGCGAAGCGACTGCGGGAACGTTGGCGGGTTTCCCCTGGGTTACGCAATTTACTGACAGCCTTAGCCCTATTTTCGGGGGTGCTGGTCTTGGGGGTTTTTGGGTATTGGGTCTTGGCGGGTTGGCCGTTTTTGGATGCCCTATATATGGTCATCATTACCATTTTTGGGGTGGGATTTGGGGAGGTGCGCCCCATCAATACCCTGGCCTTACGGCTATTTACGATGTTAATTATTATCCTAGGAAGTGCGGCGGTGGTGGGCACGATTGGGGCTGTGGTTCAGTTTGTGACGGAAGGGGAAATTAAACAGGTTTTGGAGTCGCAACGGATGCACCAAAAAATTACCCAATTACAGGATCATGTGATTATCTGCGGTTATGGACGCATGGGGCAAATCCTGGCGCAACGGGTGTACGAAGCCGGTTTGGACTTTATTGTGTTGGATATTAACGAGGAGCGGATTCGGGAGGCGACCGAACATGGCTATTTAACCCATCTGGGCAATGCGGAGGATGAGGAAACCCTGGTCTGGGCGGGGGTGGAGCGGGCCCGGGCCTTGGCAACCGTACTCCCGGATGATGCCCTGAATGTGTTTATCACCCTGACCGCCCGGGGGCTGAATGCGGGGTTGACCATCCTGGCTCGGGGGGAATTTCCGGCGACGGAACGGAAACTGCGCCTGGCGGGAGCGGACCATGTGGTGCTACCGGCGACGATTGGAGCCATGCGGTTGGCCTATTTGATTACCCACCCCGCCACGATTGACCTGCTGGATCGCAATGATGGTAGCAGTACAATTAACGAAATGCTCAACCAAATCAACCTGCGGATGGATGAATTATTGGTGCCGGAACATTCACCCCTAATTGGCTGCACGGTGGGGGATGTGGAGGTGCGGGGGGAGCGGACGTTTATTGTGGTGGCTCTGCGGCGGGCGGATGGGCTGTTGGTGGATAACCCGGAACGTCATTTAACCGTGCAGGCGGGGGATACGCTGATTGTGGTGGGGCATCGGAGTGATATGCCTTCCCTGGCGCAAAAATTTCGTCTGCGGCGGCAAATGCAGTATCGGGGTGCCCGCCAAAGTTAA
- a CDS encoding diflavin flavoprotein has protein sequence MTATIAPTQPKRLTLQVEHLGDQTTVIRSLDWDRDRFDIEFGLQNGTTYNSFLIQGDKTALVDTSHAKFRELYLPQIQELIDLTQLDYLIISHTEPDHSGLVRDILALAPQVTVVGSKVALQFLDNFIHRPYERLQVKQGDKIDLGQGHILEFISAPNLHWPDTILTWDHGSKILFTCDVFGMHYCRERLYDESLTEIEEDFRYYYDCLMGPNARSVLAALKRMAPLGQPRLIATGHGPLLQHYIPDWLDRYQQWSQEQSQAGNTIAVFYTADYGDSDRISQAIAHGATKAGATVEMVDMKSADLQEVRELVERSQGLVVGMPPVTGEFAPHTRAVVGTILGSVQAKQRVGLFESGGGEDESIHVLAAKFRDLGLETAFPHLRWTGAPTPATYQRAEEAGTDLGQWVNRDRTIQQMKALDNDLDRALGRLSGGLYIITAKQGERSGAMLASWVAQASFQPLGLTIAVAKDRAIEALMQVGDHFVLNVLEAGNYQHLMKHFLKRFAPGDDRFAGVKTQTASNGAPILTEALAYLECTVATRMECSDHWIVYATVDTGRVAKPEGLTAVHHRKVGNHY, from the coding sequence ATGACTGCCACCATTGCACCGACCCAACCCAAACGGTTAACGCTTCAGGTTGAACATTTGGGCGACCAAACCACGGTTATTCGTTCATTAGATTGGGACCGGGACCGGTTTGATATTGAATTTGGTTTGCAAAACGGCACCACCTACAATTCCTTTTTAATTCAGGGGGACAAAACCGCCCTGGTGGATACCTCCCATGCCAAATTTCGTGAATTATATCTCCCCCAAATTCAAGAATTAATTGATCTTACCCAACTGGATTATTTAATTATTAGTCACACGGAGCCGGATCACAGCGGTTTGGTGCGGGATATTTTAGCGTTGGCTCCCCAGGTGACGGTGGTGGGTTCCAAGGTCGCCCTGCAATTTTTGGATAATTTTATTCATCGTCCCTACGAGCGGCTACAGGTCAAACAGGGGGATAAAATTGACCTGGGGCAGGGACATATTTTGGAATTTATCAGTGCCCCCAATTTGCATTGGCCGGACACGATTTTGACCTGGGATCATGGCAGTAAAATTTTATTTACCTGTGATGTGTTTGGGATGCACTACTGCCGGGAACGCCTCTACGATGAATCCCTGACCGAAATTGAAGAGGATTTTCGCTATTACTACGACTGTTTGATGGGGCCGAATGCCCGGTCGGTGCTGGCCGCCTTGAAACGCATGGCTCCCCTGGGGCAACCCCGTTTGATTGCCACGGGGCATGGTCCCTTACTTCAGCATTACATCCCGGACTGGCTGGATCGTTACCAACAATGGAGTCAGGAGCAAAGCCAAGCGGGCAATACCATTGCGGTATTTTATACAGCAGATTATGGGGATAGCGACCGGATTTCCCAGGCGATTGCCCACGGGGCGACCAAGGCGGGGGCGACGGTGGAAATGGTGGATATGAAGTCGGCGGATTTGCAAGAGGTGCGGGAGTTGGTGGAGCGCAGTCAGGGGCTGGTGGTGGGGATGCCCCCGGTGACTGGGGAATTTGCCCCGCACACCCGGGCGGTGGTGGGGACGATTTTGGGTTCTGTCCAGGCAAAGCAACGGGTAGGATTGTTTGAGTCGGGCGGCGGCGAGGACGAGTCCATCCATGTTTTGGCGGCAAAATTCCGGGATTTGGGGTTGGAAACAGCCTTCCCCCATCTGCGTTGGACAGGGGCACCGACCCCGGCGACCTATCAACGGGCGGAAGAGGCGGGCACCGATCTCGGACAATGGGTGAATCGGGACCGGACCATCCAACAGATGAAAGCCCTGGATAATGACCTGGACCGGGCGTTGGGACGGTTGAGCGGCGGTCTGTACATCATCACAGCCAAACAGGGGGAACGGAGCGGGGCGATGCTGGCCAGTTGGGTGGCGCAGGCGAGTTTTCAGCCCTTGGGTTTAACGATTGCGGTGGCGAAGGACCGGGCGATTGAAGCCCTGATGCAGGTCGGGGATCACTTTGTTTTGAATGTGCTGGAAGCGGGGAATTACCAACACCTGATGAAGCACTTTTTGAAACGGTTTGCGCCAGGGGATGACCGCTTTGCCGGGGTGAAAACCCAGACCGCCAGCAATGGGGCGCCGATTTTGACCGAGGCGTTGGCGTACTTAGAATGTACGGTAGCCACCCGGATGGAATGTTCTGACCATTGGATTGTCTATGCCACGGTGGATACGGGGCGGGTTGCCAAACCGGAGGGGTTGACGGCGGTGCACCATCGCAAGGTGGGGAACCATTATTAA